One part of the Mariniflexile litorale genome encodes these proteins:
- a CDS encoding M28 family peptidase, producing the protein MKTFCTLSAFALIGTCATPKYSARIQSIKDSIKLEDSTLIVNYANTITSEELSIHLYNFSSKDFEGRRVGEIGAKKAAEFLKNYYENEGIGSPFMTNNYYQNIPEDFLTNGIKASENVLAYIKGSEKPEEVIIISAHLDHLGVTDKGQINFGADDDGSGTVAIMEIAQAFNIAKKEGYNPKRSILFLHFTAEEIGRKGSEYYVLNPVFPLKNTVADLNIDMIGRVDAIHKNNKNYIYLIGSDRLSKELHYISDKVNNAFYNIDLDYRYNVEGEKNQYYTRSDHYNFALKDIPVIFYFNGEHNDYHKPTDTPDKIEYQLLEKRTKLIFATAWQIANQTKRLEIDSNNKLLN; encoded by the coding sequence ATGAAAACCTTTTGCACACTCTCTGCGTTTGCGTTAATTGGTACATGTGCCACACCAAAATACTCTGCAAGAATACAAAGTATAAAAGACAGTATTAAATTAGAAGATAGTACTTTGATTGTTAACTATGCCAATACAATAACAAGTGAAGAACTAAGCATTCATCTATACAATTTTTCTTCAAAAGATTTTGAAGGAAGACGTGTGGGGGAAATTGGAGCGAAAAAAGCAGCAGAATTTCTTAAAAATTACTATGAAAACGAGGGAATTGGATCGCCCTTTATGACTAATAATTACTATCAAAATATACCCGAAGACTTTTTAACAAACGGTATAAAGGCTTCCGAAAATGTGCTAGCATATATAAAAGGTTCTGAAAAACCAGAGGAAGTTATTATAATTTCTGCGCATTTAGATCATCTAGGGGTCACTGATAAAGGACAAATAAACTTTGGTGCAGATGATGACGGGTCGGGTACTGTAGCAATTATGGAGATTGCACAAGCCTTTAACATAGCAAAAAAAGAAGGCTATAATCCAAAGCGAAGTATTCTATTTCTACATTTTACTGCAGAAGAAATTGGAAGAAAAGGTTCTGAATATTATGTGCTTAATCCAGTATTTCCATTAAAAAATACCGTTGCCGATCTTAATATCGATATGATTGGTAGAGTTGACGCTATTCACAAAAATAATAAAAACTATATCTATCTTATAGGTTCTGACAGGTTAAGTAAGGAACTTCACTACATTTCAGATAAAGTTAATAACGCATTTTATAATATTGATTTAGATTATAGATATAATGTTGAAGGAGAAAAAAATCAATATTATACCCGATCAGACCATTATAATTTTGCTTTAAAAGATATCCCTGTTATATTTTATTTTAATGGCGAACACAACGATTATCACAAGCCCACCGATACGCCTGATAAAATTGAATACCAATTATTAGAAAAACGTACAAAACTTATTTTTGCTACCGCATGGCAAATTGCCAATCAGACTAAACGACTTGAAATAGATTCCAATAACAAGTTACTTAATTAG
- a CDS encoding universal stress protein: MKAILLPTDFSKNSINAINYAMELYKNVPCVFYILNVQKTSSFISDDIMVANASTTIYNTIVDASKKSITNIITKIKAQYNNEKHQFKTVVDYDNFIDSINQVSEKYKIDLIIMGTKGASGLSKVLFGSNTVHVIKRSNVPVLAIPDNCKFSSLEKIAFTTSYQRLYKRADFDPLVDILSLNYSKLFVLHVICDYDLSEELNSGIDFFKSNFRYPIFKYLHVKDNNIYKAIHEFSTTNAIKMIAMSTGKYSFLERLFSKNTFENMAFKIDIPFLVMKNSKD; the protein is encoded by the coding sequence ATGAAAGCGATATTATTACCAACCGACTTTTCTAAAAATTCAATTAATGCTATAAATTATGCGATGGAACTTTATAAAAATGTACCATGTGTTTTTTATATTCTTAATGTACAAAAAACATCATCATTTATTTCTGATGATATAATGGTTGCTAATGCTTCAACAACTATCTATAATACTATTGTAGATGCTTCTAAAAAATCTATTACCAATATCATAACAAAGATTAAAGCTCAGTATAATAACGAAAAACATCAGTTTAAAACTGTTGTAGACTATGATAACTTTATAGATTCCATCAATCAAGTTTCAGAAAAATATAAAATTGATTTAATAATTATGGGTACTAAAGGTGCATCGGGCTTAAGCAAGGTGCTTTTTGGAAGTAATACCGTGCATGTTATTAAACGCAGTAATGTACCTGTTTTAGCAATCCCAGATAATTGTAAATTTTCTAGTTTAGAAAAAATAGCATTCACAACTAGTTATCAAAGACTCTATAAGAGGGCTGATTTTGATCCGTTAGTAGATATATTGTCATTAAACTATAGCAAATTATTTGTTTTACATGTTATTTGTGATTATGATCTCTCGGAAGAATTGAATAGTGGTATTGATTTTTTTAAATCGAATTTCAGATATCCCATTTTTAAATATTTGCATGTAAAAGATAATAATATTTATAAAGCAATACATGAATTTTCAACAACAAATGCTATTAAAATGATTGCAATGTCTACAGGTAAGTATTCCTTTTTAGAACGTTTATTTAGTAAGAACACTTTTGAAAATATGGCATTTAAGATAGACATACCTTTTTTGGTAATGAAAAATAGTAAGGATTAA
- the bshB1 gene encoding bacillithiol biosynthesis deacetylase BshB1, whose amino-acid sequence MKLDILAIGAHPDDVELGCGGTLAKEIANGKKVGIIDLTQGELGTRGTAETRSEESENASKILGVSFRINMKFDDGFFLNDKTHQLKIINKIREYQPEIIICNAIDDRHIDHGKGSQLVSDACFLSGLIKVETKTEAGVLQKAWRPKQIYHYIQWKNLKPDFVVDISEFMETKIESVLAYKTQFYDSSSKEPETPISSKNFTDSIIYRARDLGRLVGVEYAEGFNVERFIAVDSLFNLK is encoded by the coding sequence ATGAAATTAGACATACTTGCAATTGGTGCACACCCAGACGATGTCGAGTTAGGTTGTGGTGGAACTTTAGCAAAAGAAATTGCAAATGGCAAAAAGGTGGGGATAATAGACTTAACCCAAGGAGAATTAGGAACCCGAGGTACTGCAGAAACGAGATCTGAAGAATCTGAAAATGCTTCAAAAATACTAGGCGTATCTTTTCGTATCAATATGAAGTTTGATGATGGTTTTTTTTTAAATGATAAGACCCACCAATTAAAAATTATAAATAAAATACGTGAATACCAACCCGAAATAATTATTTGTAATGCTATTGATGATAGGCACATAGATCATGGAAAAGGGAGTCAGTTGGTAAGTGATGCTTGCTTTTTAAGCGGACTAATAAAAGTTGAGACAAAAACAGAAGCTGGGGTGCTACAAAAAGCATGGAGACCTAAACAAATATATCATTACATACAATGGAAAAATTTAAAACCCGATTTTGTTGTAGATATTTCTGAATTTATGGAAACCAAGATAGAATCTGTTTTAGCATATAAAACACAGTTTTATGATTCAAGTAGTAAAGAGCCTGAAACACCTATTTCTAGTAAAAATTTCACTGATAGTATTATATATAGAGCTAGAGACCTAGGGCGCTTGGTAGGAGTAGAATACGCAGAAGGTTTTAATGTAGAACGTTTTATTGCTGTTGATAGTTTGTTCAATTTGAAATAG
- a CDS encoding M28 family metallopeptidase: MKRTTLLLCITILIVSCSTCQNKNTSKNTAKATDYDKIITADNLKEALYTYASDEFEGRKTGEPGQKKAAEFIKNHYIALGIPSPIAEGDYFQDIPTSFFNSDVNNPSENVLAYIKGSEKPDEVVIISAHLDHIGISKNGDINNGADDDGSGTVAILEIAKAFKAAVDKGYGPKRTILFLHVTAEEIGLYGSRYYTDVDPIFPLKNTVADLNIDMIGRVDPKHENQRNYVYLIGSDKLSKELHNISETVNKKYFNMELDYSYNDDNDPNRFYYRSDHYNFAKNNIPVIFYFNGTHADYHKPTDTPDKIQYDLLETRARLIFHTAWELANRDERIKVD, from the coding sequence ATGAAAAGAACCACCTTACTTTTATGCATCACTATTTTAATAGTAAGCTGCAGTACCTGTCAAAATAAAAATACCTCAAAAAATACTGCAAAAGCGACCGATTATGATAAAATTATTACTGCAGACAATTTAAAAGAAGCACTTTACACCTATGCTTCCGATGAGTTTGAAGGTCGAAAAACAGGAGAACCAGGCCAGAAAAAAGCTGCTGAATTTATTAAAAATCATTATATCGCTTTAGGAATACCTTCCCCAATTGCAGAAGGTGATTATTTTCAAGATATCCCAACTTCTTTTTTTAACAGTGATGTTAATAATCCCTCTGAAAATGTATTAGCTTATATAAAAGGTTCAGAAAAACCAGATGAGGTTGTTATAATTTCTGCACATTTAGACCATATTGGTATTTCAAAAAACGGAGACATCAATAACGGTGCCGATGATGATGGCTCTGGCACAGTTGCCATTCTAGAAATTGCTAAAGCTTTTAAAGCAGCTGTCGATAAAGGCTATGGTCCAAAGCGTACCATTCTTTTTTTACATGTTACAGCTGAAGAAATAGGACTTTATGGCTCACGTTATTATACCGATGTAGATCCTATTTTTCCTTTAAAAAATACTGTAGCCGATTTAAATATTGATATGATTGGGCGTGTAGACCCTAAACACGAAAACCAACGTAACTATGTATACTTAATAGGTTCTGATAAATTAAGTAAAGAATTACACAATATTTCTGAAACTGTAAATAAAAAATATTTTAATATGGAGTTGGATTATTCTTATAATGATGATAATGATCCCAACCGTTTTTATTACCGCTCAGATCATTACAACTTTGCCAAAAACAACATTCCAGTTATCTTTTATTTTAATGGTACTCATGCCGATTACCATAAACCTACTGATACCCCTGATAAAATTCAATATGATCTTTTAGAAACCCGAGCCCGCCTCATTTTTCATACGGCTTGGGAGTTAGCGAATAGAGACGAAAGAATAAAAGTAGACTAG